One part of the Salinivirga cyanobacteriivorans genome encodes these proteins:
- a CDS encoding helix-turn-helix domain-containing protein: MIIEFTADKPQNWLQHIAKQFGVELEENTINFPSHMGEGFLRHYYLTNGITLNYLRFRFYQEITFSRKAGKEVPFSPIMFYIHEKKCKQDIEDEIKEIFSNSPNGVFWPSSHISSVWKFPVNEWLSNITIAINHEWLLKNCDSGKGNYIHQLLTSGKPFYVFEEITSEMHQIISDIVDIIGNNSHACVANLFLESKSTELLALFIEKLVDRPLNENTSNLNSSDVEKLFKIKEIILKNISDTPSLNKLADTVGFSESKLQKSFKQVFGKSIYQYALYEKMLVAQKMLKSKKYSVSEVGYELGYSNLSHFTKAFKNQFGVNPKTYASKTHYS; encoded by the coding sequence ATGATTATCGAATTTACAGCAGATAAACCTCAAAACTGGCTTCAACACATAGCAAAACAATTTGGTGTTGAACTGGAAGAAAACACCATAAATTTTCCATCCCATATGGGCGAAGGTTTTTTAAGGCATTATTATTTAACAAATGGTATTACTCTAAACTACTTACGTTTTAGATTCTATCAGGAAATAACATTCTCAAGAAAAGCAGGTAAAGAAGTTCCTTTCTCCCCAATCATGTTTTATATACATGAAAAGAAATGTAAACAGGATATTGAAGATGAGATTAAAGAAATATTTTCGAATTCACCGAATGGTGTTTTCTGGCCTTCATCTCATATAAGCTCCGTTTGGAAATTCCCTGTAAACGAATGGTTGTCGAATATTACGATAGCCATCAATCATGAATGGTTATTAAAAAATTGTGATAGCGGAAAGGGTAATTATATACATCAACTTCTTACATCAGGTAAACCATTTTATGTTTTCGAAGAAATTACTTCAGAGATGCACCAAATTATATCGGATATTGTGGATATAATTGGCAATAATTCCCATGCTTGTGTTGCTAATCTTTTTTTAGAAAGTAAATCTACTGAATTGTTAGCCCTTTTTATTGAAAAGTTAGTTGACAGACCACTAAATGAAAATACATCCAACCTAAATTCCTCTGATGTTGAGAAACTATTTAAAATTAAAGAAATAATTCTCAAAAATATCTCCGACACACCATCATTGAATAAATTAGCTGATACCGTTGGTTTTAGTGAAAGTAAATTGCAAAAATCATTTAAACAGGTTTTTGGTAAGAGTATTTATCAATACGCTTTATACGAGAAAATGCTCGTAGCTCAAAAGATGCTCAAAAGTAAGAAATACAGTGTGTCTGAGGTGGGATACGAATTGGGCTATTCTAACCTAAGCCATTTTACAAAAGCTTTTAAAAACCAGTTTGGGGTTAATCCTAAAACCTACGCTTCTAAGACACATTATTCTTAA
- a CDS encoding DUF1302 family protein has product MKYLTFLISLFGLSMSLFSQSLFESALSSGSPDEKNFEINGFVRSDVFANEIDIRSVYGETSLRIETKSFQFGNAYSEFRIKQNLLEPNQPTSVDFREGYIKLYLSDFDFRIGQQVIAWGRADGFNPTNNLTPHDFTVFSPDEDDKRLSNFAFSGIYNFNPFKLNIVWIPLYKSSVLPFKKASLPEGVSWCNEDFPESQLSQSNVALKLTIEKASFDGSLSWFNGYHKLPGLKNQSIDNLSSQVFLTTHRTNIFGFDFSTTFGNYGLRGEFAYSHPKEQNDSLHATPLPQIEYTIGLDKEWGNFSLIVQYIGKYVSDFNEHNGLVTDFSSQLSIWNDMIYGQQNEYSHTASIRPSLSLVHQTLNCEVLSLYNFTTQELFFKPKITYKLSDNLSLTAGAQYYYGIENTLFEILSKGLNAGFLECKINF; this is encoded by the coding sequence ATGAAATATTTAACTTTTTTAATTAGCCTGTTCGGGCTTTCAATGTCGCTGTTTTCCCAAAGTTTATTCGAAAGCGCATTATCATCTGGAAGCCCTGATGAAAAAAACTTTGAAATAAACGGATTTGTCCGAAGCGATGTTTTTGCAAATGAAATAGATATCCGTTCAGTTTATGGAGAAACTTCTCTAAGAATTGAAACCAAATCATTTCAATTTGGTAATGCCTACTCTGAATTTCGTATCAAACAAAACCTTCTCGAACCGAATCAACCAACAAGTGTAGATTTCAGGGAGGGATACATTAAACTATATTTGTCGGATTTTGATTTTCGTATAGGACAACAGGTTATTGCATGGGGACGTGCCGATGGTTTTAACCCTACTAATAATCTCACCCCGCATGATTTTACTGTGTTCTCACCTGATGAAGATGACAAACGTTTATCTAATTTTGCATTTTCCGGTATTTACAACTTCAATCCTTTCAAGTTAAATATTGTATGGATTCCTCTATATAAAAGCAGTGTTCTACCATTTAAAAAAGCAAGTTTACCGGAAGGTGTTAGTTGGTGCAATGAGGACTTCCCTGAAAGCCAATTATCCCAAAGCAACGTTGCCTTAAAACTTACTATTGAAAAAGCATCCTTTGATGGCTCTCTTTCCTGGTTCAATGGCTACCATAAATTACCCGGATTGAAAAACCAGTCGATTGACAATTTAAGTAGTCAGGTGTTTTTAACTACACACCGAACTAATATTTTTGGTTTTGATTTCTCAACAACTTTTGGGAATTATGGATTACGTGGCGAATTTGCCTATTCTCATCCCAAAGAGCAAAATGATTCTTTACATGCAACCCCTCTTCCTCAAATAGAATACACAATTGGTTTGGATAAAGAATGGGGCAATTTTAGCCTGATTGTTCAATACATAGGTAAATATGTAAGCGATTTTAATGAACATAATGGATTGGTAACAGATTTTAGTTCCCAATTATCGATATGGAACGATATGATTTATGGTCAGCAAAACGAATATTCCCATACAGCATCAATCAGACCTTCTTTATCGCTCGTGCATCAGACATTAAATTGTGAAGTATTAAGCCTTTACAACTTTACAACACAAGAACTATTTTTTAAGCCCAAAATTACTTACAAGCTTTCCGATAATCTTTCATTAACTGCCGGGGCACAATATTACTATGGCATTGAAAATACACTTTTCGAGATACTTAGTAAAGGGTTAAATGCCGGGTTTTTGGAATGTAAAATCAATTTTTAA
- a CDS encoding efflux RND transporter permease subunit: protein MKKLSKFTIRFRWPIILFFLAISLFTGSQIKNATMNSDMMTYLPDDMPSRVNKRKVEELFGGTEMLMLIVKSEDVINSSTLKRVHKFSREMSRIKGVDKVLSLFDLKYVRNEDGAMMVDPAVKKLPRTAEDIKEIKSDLKNNDMVYGNVVSKDFTTTAVIALLEPDVSDKEMVEKFQQLIDSIPGDEEVVIGGTPFSRMHTAKNTMKDLGRLLPLGLLIMLVFLFICFKQFRGVWLPFVVVLMSIFVSMGIIPLLGWEITAITIILPVLLIAVANDYGIHMFSKYQEDNVPGEMLTRKQLSARMLQSMGKPILLAGFTTIIGLLCLKGHILIPAGQMGILAAIGIAFALATSLVFIPAVSSLLPKTKPILKSKDAQPKKSIVINLLSGFGKLVSRKPKLVIIFSLLFTALISIGISKVAVNTDPINFYEEDHPVKYSAELINKELGGFFPLSIVFNGDIKDPEVLSEIDEIEKQIQQIPEVGNTTSIARVIRQMSRALNDSNDCAYDKIPDTYNASAQYFELYMMSGEPEDFEKMVDFNFEHAMILVRLNQSSTPVMRKVIKQIKEITCDEPYVEYIGGASDIFSELDINVVRGQFISLGLALAVVFIILLIVFRSFKGAFISILPLVLSMLILFGLMGYLGVELNLTTALLSSIMIGVGIDYTIHFIWRLKEERAAGNSFEQAAINTLKTTGRGIVFNALSVIIGFSALLFSSFIPVKFFGFLVVVSIFACLAGALLLIPAICVLFKPKFLEPKTNNNNN from the coding sequence ATGAAAAAATTATCAAAATTTACGATTCGATTTCGGTGGCCTATCATCCTTTTTTTTCTGGCAATAAGCTTATTTACAGGCAGCCAAATTAAAAATGCCACCATGAACTCTGACATGATGACCTATCTGCCCGATGATATGCCATCGCGTGTTAACAAACGAAAAGTAGAAGAACTTTTCGGTGGTACCGAAATGCTTATGCTTATTGTAAAATCAGAAGACGTTATTAACTCATCAACCTTAAAAAGGGTTCATAAATTCTCCCGTGAGATGTCTCGTATAAAAGGTGTTGATAAGGTATTGTCTCTTTTCGACCTGAAGTATGTGCGCAATGAAGATGGTGCAATGATGGTTGACCCGGCTGTAAAGAAACTGCCTCGCACAGCGGAGGATATTAAGGAAATAAAATCCGACCTCAAAAACAATGATATGGTTTACGGTAATGTTGTATCGAAAGATTTTACAACAACCGCCGTAATCGCTCTTTTAGAACCTGATGTATCTGATAAGGAAATGGTAGAAAAATTCCAACAACTAATTGACAGTATTCCCGGAGATGAAGAAGTAGTTATTGGAGGCACACCATTTTCACGAATGCACACCGCTAAAAACACCATGAAAGATTTAGGCAGGTTATTGCCTTTGGGCTTATTGATTATGTTGGTGTTTCTTTTCATTTGTTTTAAACAATTCAGAGGTGTTTGGCTGCCTTTTGTGGTTGTCCTTATGTCCATTTTTGTTTCTATGGGAATAATTCCTTTATTAGGATGGGAAATAACAGCTATCACCATTATTCTACCTGTTTTGCTTATTGCTGTGGCAAATGATTATGGTATTCACATGTTCTCGAAATATCAGGAAGATAATGTTCCCGGTGAAATGCTTACAAGAAAACAGTTATCTGCCAGAATGTTGCAAAGTATGGGTAAACCTATTTTATTGGCAGGTTTCACAACAATTATTGGGTTATTATGTTTGAAAGGACACATATTAATACCTGCCGGGCAGATGGGTATTTTAGCTGCTATAGGTATTGCATTTGCATTGGCTACTAGTTTAGTATTTATTCCGGCTGTTAGTTCTCTATTGCCAAAAACAAAACCAATATTAAAATCAAAAGATGCGCAACCAAAGAAATCAATTGTGATAAATCTTTTATCAGGCTTTGGAAAACTGGTTTCACGAAAACCCAAATTGGTTATTATCTTTTCTCTTTTATTTACAGCGTTGATTTCAATTGGCATTTCTAAAGTCGCAGTAAATACCGACCCGATTAACTTTTACGAAGAAGACCACCCTGTAAAATATTCTGCTGAACTTATCAATAAAGAACTGGGTGGCTTTTTCCCTTTATCCATTGTCTTTAACGGCGACATAAAAGACCCTGAGGTGTTGAGTGAGATTGATGAAATAGAGAAACAAATTCAGCAAATACCTGAAGTTGGCAACACTACATCAATAGCAAGGGTAATACGCCAAATGTCAAGGGCTTTGAATGATAGTAACGATTGTGCTTATGACAAAATACCTGACACCTACAATGCCTCTGCCCAGTATTTTGAATTATACATGATGAGTGGTGAACCGGAAGATTTTGAAAAAATGGTGGATTTCAATTTTGAGCATGCCATGATTTTAGTTCGTCTAAATCAGTCAAGCACGCCGGTAATGCGAAAAGTAATAAAACAAATTAAGGAAATAACCTGTGATGAACCTTATGTAGAATACATTGGCGGCGCATCCGATATTTTTTCAGAACTGGATATCAATGTTGTTCGTGGTCAGTTTATTTCATTGGGCTTGGCTCTTGCCGTAGTATTCATCATTTTACTAATCGTATTCCGTTCGTTCAAAGGAGCCTTTATTTCTATTCTCCCGTTGGTATTGTCTATGCTAATACTGTTTGGTCTAATGGGATATTTAGGTGTTGAGTTAAACCTCACGACTGCACTTTTATCTTCAATAATGATTGGTGTAGGGATTGATTATACCATACATTTTATTTGGCGGTTAAAAGAAGAACGTGCAGCAGGAAATTCTTTTGAACAAGCAGCTATCAATACCTTAAAAACTACAGGCAGAGGCATTGTTTTTAACGCTTTATCGGTAATTATTGGCTTTTCTGCACTTCTGTTCTCCAGCTTTATTCCGGTCAAGTTTTTCGGTTTTTTAGTAGTAGTATCCATATTTGCCTGCCTTGCCGGGGCATTATTGCTTATTCCTGCAATATGTGTGCTTTTCAAACCAAAATTTCTTGAACCAAAAACAAATAATAACAACAACTAA
- a CDS encoding outer membrane lipoprotein-sorting protein, whose translation MKTIKIILLVVTTYVTSMSVYSQSSLTAKQIQQKSIEATRIEGTEAISKMTIINKNGQQRVREMAVLTKLFDNGNTEKKLIRFTSPADVKGIGFLTYDYNVKNDDKWIYMPALRKTRRIISSENAKSFMGSEFSYADMTLPNINEYTYSLLGEETINSTACYKIKIIPINDDVMDANGFSTKVSYIGKSDFVLRKAVYYDLFDEKEKVMEFESIVEVDKTNHKYRFKKVVMTNLQNGRKSISEILQIKFNPSITDEYFTTRYIER comes from the coding sequence ATGAAAACAATAAAGATTATATTATTAGTAGTGACAACTTATGTCACATCAATGTCTGTTTATTCTCAAAGTAGTTTAACAGCAAAACAAATTCAGCAAAAATCCATTGAAGCAACTCGTATCGAAGGCACTGAGGCAATCAGTAAAATGACTATCATTAATAAAAATGGTCAGCAGCGGGTGCGTGAAATGGCAGTTTTAACAAAACTTTTCGATAATGGTAACACCGAAAAGAAACTTATTCGTTTTACTTCACCTGCCGATGTTAAAGGTATCGGTTTTTTAACCTACGATTATAATGTAAAAAACGATGATAAATGGATTTACATGCCTGCATTAAGAAAAACCCGGCGTATTATCAGTTCAGAAAACGCCAAAAGTTTTATGGGTTCTGAATTTTCTTATGCCGATATGACTTTGCCAAATATTAATGAATACACCTATTCATTATTGGGCGAAGAAACTATAAATAGTACTGCATGTTACAAAATCAAAATAATTCCTATTAACGATGATGTGATGGATGCCAATGGTTTTTCAACAAAGGTATCCTACATCGGTAAAAGCGACTTTGTGCTACGCAAAGCTGTTTATTATGATTTATTTGACGAAAAAGAAAAAGTTATGGAATTTGAATCTATTGTTGAAGTTGATAAAACAAACCATAAATACAGGTTTAAAAAAGTTGTGATGACAAACCTGCAAAATGGCAGGAAATCCATTTCTGAAATCTTGCAAATTAAGTTTAACCCTTCTATTACTGATGAATATTTTACTACCAGGTATATTGAGAGATAA
- a CDS encoding methyltransferase family protein: MKTNKILPPRVFQIALLVIVVIHFLIPVRFIYNSPVRFFGVIPIAYGVYLNIYSDWLIKKYKTTIKPFEKPTSLIEKGTFSYSRNPIYLGMVLIVLGCSLLSGSVLSFVVPVAFAFILHFKYIIVEEVNLASQFGEIYLSYKSKVRCWI, from the coding sequence ATGAAAACAAATAAGATATTACCCCCAAGAGTATTTCAAATAGCCCTGTTAGTTATTGTTGTCATACATTTTTTAATACCTGTTCGGTTTATATATAATTCTCCTGTACGTTTTTTTGGTGTAATACCCATTGCTTATGGGGTTTACCTGAACATTTATTCCGACTGGCTGATAAAAAAATATAAGACTACCATAAAGCCGTTCGAAAAGCCAACTTCATTAATCGAAAAAGGTACATTCAGTTATTCCAGAAATCCTATCTATTTAGGTATGGTGCTTATTGTTTTAGGCTGTTCCCTTTTGTCGGGCTCGGTATTGTCTTTTGTTGTACCGGTAGCATTTGCCTTTATTCTTCATTTTAAATACATTATTGTTGAAGAAGTTAATTTGGCAAGTCAATTCGGGGAAATTTACCTAAGTTATAAATCAAAAGTGCGTTGTTGGATATAA
- a CDS encoding CPBP family intramembrane glutamic endopeptidase, translating to MKKIIALLICMIITLLYPKMGYEIASTFSQQFGITWNYIHHLVQFALALLTILIFLRIRKDKSISDFGFNLKNRKWSLKTVLNFTIGWILITTIFNLIFTFKNHVSFETNGLNIFTSLFFDFIITPISEETLFRGLIFSLLLMFFPGKLRIGKFSVSYSVLLSTLFFSLAHIGIDYQNLTIIYIDFIQLVFTIGLGIFYAIMREKSQSLLGPMIAHGVSDGVIKTVQLIIP from the coding sequence ATGAAAAAAATAATTGCCTTGCTCATATGCATGATTATTACTTTGCTATATCCTAAAATGGGTTATGAAATAGCAAGTACTTTTAGTCAGCAATTCGGAATTACCTGGAACTACATTCATCACTTGGTACAATTTGCTCTGGCCTTACTCACAATTCTTATATTTCTTAGAATCAGGAAAGATAAATCTATTTCAGATTTTGGATTCAACTTGAAAAATAGAAAGTGGTCATTAAAAACAGTTTTAAATTTCACTATTGGTTGGATTTTAATAACTACTATTTTTAACCTGATATTTACATTTAAGAATCATGTGTCATTTGAGACAAACGGCTTAAACATTTTTACATCGTTATTTTTCGATTTTATTATTACGCCGATTTCTGAGGAAACCTTGTTTCGGGGATTAATCTTCAGCCTTTTGTTGATGTTTTTTCCTGGAAAATTACGAATTGGAAAATTTTCTGTTTCATATTCTGTGTTGCTTTCCACATTATTCTTTTCATTGGCACACATTGGAATTGATTATCAAAATCTCACAATTATTTATATTGATTTCATACAACTTGTATTTACAATTGGCTTAGGAATATTTTATGCAATAATGCGAGAAAAATCACAAAGTTTGTTGGGACCAATGATTGCCCATGGCGTTTCTGACGGTGTGATTAAAACCGTTCAGCTCATTATACCTTAA
- a CDS encoding DUF6544 family protein: protein MDNQIVNDLPEPVVKYFSYVLPNKEKRISEVYLKHSGFFKTSLKSKWIKIKGEQHFLTKQPEFKWIGRTLMFKAVDQFINGKGSLKVRLFSLFPIVNEQGKHVDEAELLRWLGESVWFPTNLLPSENLKWLAIDSSSAKLTYSYKGLEVYYIVRFNENGEIIQLETERYMEKGRLEKWIGKVAEYKEFNGIKIPTHIEAIWKLNSGDFKYADFYVDTIEYEY, encoded by the coding sequence ATGGACAACCAGATTGTAAACGATTTGCCAGAACCAGTCGTTAAATATTTTTCTTATGTTTTGCCTAATAAAGAAAAGAGGATTAGCGAAGTTTATTTAAAACATTCGGGCTTTTTTAAAACATCGTTGAAAAGTAAATGGATTAAAATAAAAGGTGAACAACACTTTTTAACTAAGCAACCTGAATTTAAATGGATTGGCAGAACCTTAATGTTTAAAGCAGTTGACCAGTTTATAAACGGCAAAGGGTCATTAAAAGTTAGGTTGTTTTCCTTATTTCCTATTGTAAATGAACAAGGAAAACATGTTGACGAGGCTGAATTACTCCGTTGGTTAGGTGAAAGCGTTTGGTTTCCCACTAATCTATTGCCATCAGAAAATTTAAAATGGTTGGCTATTGATTCCTCATCAGCAAAACTTACATATTCTTACAAAGGTTTGGAGGTATATTACATTGTCCGTTTTAACGAAAATGGTGAAATAATTCAATTAGAGACAGAGCGTTATATGGAAAAAGGCAGACTTGAAAAATGGATAGGAAAAGTCGCTGAATATAAAGAATTTAATGGTATAAAAATTCCGACACATATTGAAGCTATTTGGAAATTGAACTCTGGAGATTTTAAATATGCCGATTTTTATGTTGATACAATTGAGTATGAATATTGA
- the gwsG gene encoding grasp-with-spasm system ATP-grasp peptide maturase: MVLIISIEQDEATNDVIKWLHKKGETVRRINVEDEIDELSITINRTILRYKTVIGAYVEINLDKVSAFWYRRGNWPFRELVKHNDDWKVYDNTGRFIKSENDTLRKYLHSYPFPKKLGDYYKKDAHKLLTLKIAKEVGFAIPEFLVTNNVNELNSFVESQKQVITKVLAIPISLYMPKQWLPMYTTEVNSKDVVKNIGISYLQNKINKKYELRIFHLNPDFYTAAIFSQSNNRTITDYRKYDYDRPNRMVPFNLPKSVVEKLKELVKKLELETCSIDIIVDDNDNYIFLEVNPIGQFGDISYNCNYYLENKIANYLSL, encoded by the coding sequence ATGGTACTTATAATATCAATAGAACAAGATGAAGCAACCAATGATGTAATTAAATGGCTTCATAAAAAGGGAGAAACAGTAAGGCGAATAAATGTGGAAGATGAGATTGATGAATTAAGTATTACTATCAATCGTACAATCTTAAGATACAAAACCGTTATTGGGGCCTATGTAGAAATTAATTTAGATAAAGTTAGTGCTTTTTGGTACAGAAGAGGAAATTGGCCGTTCAGGGAATTAGTAAAACATAATGATGATTGGAAAGTTTACGATAATACGGGGCGATTTATAAAAAGTGAAAATGATACGCTCCGAAAATACTTGCATTCATATCCTTTTCCAAAGAAACTGGGAGACTATTACAAAAAAGATGCGCATAAACTTCTTACGCTAAAAATCGCGAAAGAGGTTGGGTTTGCAATTCCTGAGTTTTTGGTAACTAATAATGTTAATGAATTGAATTCCTTTGTAGAATCTCAAAAGCAAGTAATAACAAAGGTTTTGGCAATTCCCATTAGTTTGTACATGCCAAAACAATGGCTGCCAATGTATACAACTGAAGTTAATTCGAAAGATGTTGTTAAAAACATTGGCATTTCATATTTACAAAATAAAATAAATAAAAAATATGAGCTAAGAATTTTTCACCTTAATCCAGATTTTTATACGGCAGCTATTTTCTCGCAGTCCAATAATCGAACCATAACCGATTACCGTAAATACGACTACGATAGGCCCAACAGAATGGTGCCTTTTAATCTTCCGAAAAGTGTGGTTGAGAAGTTAAAAGAATTAGTGAAGAAACTTGAATTAGAAACATGTTCTATCGATATCATTGTTGATGATAATGATAATTATATTTTTTTAGAAGTAAATCCAATTGGCCAATTTGGTGATATCTCCTACAATTGTAATTACTATTTAGAAAATAAAATTGCAAATTATTTGTCATTATGA
- a CDS encoding IS4 family transposase: MDKSTHFFGTSVFGQLISLIDSKIITTSAKKHNSDHYVKKFKTKDHLISMLFCSFAKCTSLREVSGAMLGLSGKTKHFQLNHIPKKSTLSDSNKRRDCDVFGEIYNKLLKQYGHYISDSRIKDVINKQVEIIDSSTISLFKDILKCVGRHPKTGKKKGGIKLHATINVDETAPKMVWLTSAATHDHVLLNSLKHNANTIYVFDKGYNDYKAFDKFSQTDTGFVTRIKDNAAYKTLNDCKIEEHIHSGVEKDEIIEVQVKYENNTRPLKLRKVQFYDRNLKRRFEFLTNLFEMRADLIAAIYKLRWQIELLFKQLKQNFPLKYFLGDNENAIKIQIYCALIANLLMTVIQKTLKRKWAFSNLVSFCKIHLFNYIHLFRFLEHPDKDWQKTYDELMQPSLF, encoded by the coding sequence ATGGATAAAAGTACACATTTTTTTGGCACATCGGTTTTCGGACAGCTGATTTCCTTAATTGATTCAAAAATCATCACTACCAGTGCAAAAAAGCACAATTCAGATCACTATGTGAAGAAGTTCAAAACAAAAGATCACTTAATTAGTATGTTGTTTTGTTCTTTTGCCAAATGCACATCCTTACGCGAAGTAAGTGGCGCAATGCTTGGTTTATCAGGTAAAACCAAACATTTTCAGTTAAATCATATTCCAAAGAAAAGTACCTTGTCAGATTCAAATAAACGTAGAGATTGTGATGTGTTCGGAGAAATCTACAATAAGCTACTCAAACAATATGGTCATTATATTTCGGACAGCAGAATTAAAGATGTAATAAACAAACAAGTAGAGATTATTGACAGCTCAACCATCAGTTTGTTTAAGGATATATTGAAGTGTGTTGGACGGCATCCTAAAACCGGTAAAAAGAAAGGCGGTATAAAACTTCATGCAACGATAAATGTAGACGAAACTGCACCCAAGATGGTTTGGCTCACCAGTGCTGCCACTCATGACCATGTATTGTTAAATAGTCTTAAGCATAATGCAAACACAATATACGTATTTGACAAAGGCTATAATGACTACAAAGCCTTTGATAAATTTTCGCAAACAGATACAGGTTTTGTCACCCGAATAAAAGACAATGCAGCATATAAAACGCTAAATGATTGTAAGATAGAAGAACATATTCATAGTGGGGTTGAAAAAGATGAAATCATAGAAGTTCAGGTAAAATATGAGAATAACACACGCCCTTTAAAGCTGCGTAAAGTCCAGTTCTACGACAGAAACCTTAAAAGACGGTTTGAGTTTTTAACTAACTTGTTTGAAATGAGGGCTGATTTAATAGCTGCTATTTACAAACTACGATGGCAAATTGAACTTCTGTTCAAACAATTAAAACAAAATTTCCCGCTAAAATATTTTCTCGGGGACAATGAAAATGCGATTAAAATACAGATATACTGTGCCTTAATCGCAAACCTATTGATGACTGTTATCCAAAAAACGCTCAAGAGGAAATGGGCGTTTTCCAATTTAGTTAGCTTCTGTAAAATTCATTTGTTTAACTACATTCATTTATTCAGGTTTCTTGAGCATCCGGACAAAGATTGGCAGAAAACTTATGACGAATTGATGCAGCCCTCTCTATTCTGA